The following coding sequences are from one Geodermatophilus normandii window:
- a CDS encoding MlaE family ABC transporter permease, translated as MTATGPKAPGLLDGRLSPARPLRASGTLFAFALDTFRALPKRPFQLREFVQQTWFVASVTILPTALVAIPFGAVIALQLGSLTRQLGAQSFTGSASVLAVLREASPIVTALLIAGAGGSAICADLGARKIRDEIDAMEVLGINPVQRLVVPRVLAAMLVATLLNGLVSVVGVAGGYFFNVVLQGGTPGAYLASFGALAQVEDFWSGEVKALVFGLIAGIVASYKGLRAGGGPKGVGDAVNQSVVITFLLLFAVNFVMTAIYFQLVPPKGQ; from the coding sequence GTGACGGCGACCGGGCCGAAGGCGCCGGGCCTGCTCGACGGCAGGCTCTCCCCGGCCCGGCCGCTGCGGGCCAGCGGCACGCTCTTCGCCTTCGCGCTCGACACCTTCCGGGCCCTGCCCAAGCGGCCGTTCCAGCTGCGCGAGTTCGTCCAGCAGACCTGGTTCGTCGCCAGCGTGACCATCCTGCCGACGGCGCTGGTCGCCATCCCCTTCGGCGCGGTGATCGCCCTGCAGCTGGGCTCGCTGACCCGCCAGCTCGGCGCGCAGTCCTTCACCGGGTCGGCGTCGGTGCTCGCCGTGCTCCGGGAGGCCAGCCCGATCGTCACGGCGCTGCTCATCGCCGGCGCCGGTGGCTCGGCGATCTGCGCCGACCTCGGCGCCCGCAAGATCCGCGACGAGATCGACGCCATGGAGGTGCTCGGGATCAACCCGGTCCAGCGCCTCGTGGTCCCGCGGGTGCTGGCGGCGATGCTGGTGGCCACGCTGCTCAACGGGCTGGTCAGCGTCGTCGGCGTCGCGGGTGGCTACTTCTTCAACGTCGTCCTGCAGGGCGGCACCCCCGGCGCCTACCTGGCGTCGTTCGGCGCGCTGGCCCAGGTCGAGGACTTCTGGTCCGGGGAGGTCAAGGCCCTGGTGTTCGGGCTGATCGCCGGGATCGTCGCCTCCTACAAGGGCCTGCGGGCCGGCGGCGGTCCCAAGGGCGTCGGGGACGCGGTGAACCAGTCGGTGGTCATCACCTTCCTGCTGCTGTTCGCGGTCAACTTCGTGATGACGGCGATCTACTTCCAGCTCGTCCCGCCGAAGGGGCAGTGA
- a CDS encoding MlaE family ABC transporter permease, with amino-acid sequence MALLSPVDRVRVGARRLVRRVYGRPMDTLEDLGDQLSFYGRALAWTPRTLRRYKRETLRLLAEVTFGTGALAVIGGTVGVIAFLSFFTGTEVGLQGYAALDQLGTSAFTGFLSAYFNTREIAPLVAGLALSATVGCGFTAQIGAMRINEEIDALEVMGVPSLPFLVTTRIVAGFVAVVPLYVIGLLSSYFATRTIATEAYAQSAGTYDHYFTLFLPPQDVLWSFAKVLVFAVVIILSHCYYGYRASGGPAGVGLAVGRAVRFSIVAVMVIDLFLSLAIWGSTTTVRIAG; translated from the coding sequence GTGGCGCTGCTCTCCCCGGTCGACCGGGTCCGCGTCGGCGCGCGCCGCCTGGTCCGCCGCGTGTACGGCCGGCCGATGGACACCCTCGAGGACCTCGGCGACCAGCTGTCCTTCTACGGGCGCGCCCTGGCCTGGACGCCGCGCACGCTGCGCCGGTACAAGCGGGAGACCCTCCGGCTGCTCGCCGAGGTCACCTTCGGCACCGGTGCGCTGGCCGTCATCGGCGGCACCGTCGGCGTCATCGCGTTCCTGTCGTTCTTCACCGGCACCGAGGTCGGCCTGCAGGGCTACGCGGCCCTCGACCAGCTGGGCACGTCGGCGTTCACCGGCTTCCTCTCCGCGTACTTCAACACCCGCGAGATCGCGCCGCTGGTCGCCGGGCTGGCGCTGTCGGCCACCGTGGGCTGCGGCTTCACCGCGCAGATCGGCGCCATGCGGATCAACGAGGAGATCGACGCCCTCGAGGTCATGGGCGTGCCCTCGCTGCCGTTCCTCGTGACCACCCGCATCGTCGCCGGCTTCGTCGCGGTGGTGCCGCTGTACGTCATCGGCCTGCTGAGCAGCTACTTCGCCACCCGGACCATCGCCACCGAGGCCTACGCCCAGTCGGCCGGCACCTACGACCACTACTTCACCCTCTTCCTGCCGCCGCAGGACGTGCTGTGGTCCTTCGCCAAGGTGCTGGTCTTCGCCGTCGTGATCATCCTGAGCCACTGCTACTACGGCTACCGGGCCAGCGGCGGCCCCGCCGGGGTCGGCCTCGCCGTGGGCCGGGCGGTGCGCTTCTCGATCGTGGCGGTCATGGTCATCGACCTGTTCCTGTCACTGGCCATCTGGGGTTCGACGACGACCGTCCGGATCGCGGGGTGA
- a CDS encoding MCE family protein translates to MSGNRGAVVRRRLQGVAFLVVLVLLLGLTVALYTKAFTDTARVLLHADTVGNQLQEASDVKVRGVVVGEVRSVEAGADGATIELGIRPQHLEQIPADVTARLLPKTLFGERYVSLVVPDRPSGERLADGDEIGQDRTENAVELQRVIDDLLPLLRAVEPQDLSYTLGAVASALRGRGDRLGENLASIGDYVGELNTVLPDLQADISGLADVADTYTSAADDLLAVLDDLSVTSQTLVDQSEQLRRTFTVVGGSATTAAGFLETNERSLISLAATSRPVLGLFAEYSPQYPCLLDGLARFKPMITEAFGGDGDPALNLDITVTLPPRNPYQPGDQPAYLDRSGPDCQGLDDIDAIIAAADRGEYYCPVPPEDGVDSVDNPLSGNPNCLGGRSPDDVPAGAGEPNATVTASAGTSLPTGLAGSTAELDLVRSILGYQTGVAPGEVSDLAASTMAPLLRGTQVALR, encoded by the coding sequence ATGAGCGGGAACAGGGGCGCCGTCGTGCGCCGGCGGTTGCAGGGCGTGGCGTTCCTCGTCGTCCTGGTGCTGCTGCTCGGGCTGACGGTGGCGCTCTACACCAAGGCGTTCACCGACACCGCCCGCGTGCTGCTGCACGCCGACACGGTGGGCAACCAGCTCCAGGAGGCCTCCGACGTCAAGGTGCGCGGGGTCGTCGTCGGCGAGGTCCGTTCCGTCGAGGCCGGCGCCGACGGCGCCACCATCGAGCTCGGGATCCGGCCGCAGCACCTCGAGCAGATCCCGGCCGACGTCACCGCGCGGCTGCTGCCCAAGACGCTGTTCGGCGAGCGGTACGTGTCGCTGGTCGTGCCCGACCGCCCCTCGGGGGAGCGGCTGGCCGACGGCGACGAGATCGGGCAGGACCGCACGGAGAACGCCGTCGAGCTCCAGCGGGTGATCGACGACCTGCTGCCGCTGCTGCGTGCCGTCGAGCCGCAGGATCTCAGCTACACCCTCGGCGCGGTGGCCTCGGCGCTGCGCGGCCGCGGGGACCGGCTGGGGGAGAACCTGGCCTCGATCGGGGACTACGTGGGCGAGCTCAACACCGTGCTGCCCGACCTGCAGGCCGACATCAGCGGGCTGGCCGACGTCGCCGACACCTACACCTCCGCCGCCGACGACCTGCTGGCCGTCCTCGACGACCTGTCGGTGACCTCGCAGACGCTGGTCGACCAGTCCGAGCAGCTGCGCCGCACCTTCACCGTCGTCGGCGGCTCGGCCACCACCGCGGCCGGCTTCCTGGAGACCAACGAGCGCTCCCTCATCTCGCTGGCCGCCACCTCCCGGCCGGTGCTCGGGCTGTTCGCCGAGTACTCGCCGCAGTACCCGTGCCTGCTCGACGGGCTGGCCCGGTTCAAGCCGATGATCACCGAGGCCTTCGGCGGCGACGGCGACCCCGCCCTGAACCTGGACATCACCGTGACGCTGCCGCCCCGCAACCCCTACCAGCCCGGCGACCAGCCGGCCTACCTCGACCGGTCCGGGCCGGACTGCCAGGGCCTCGACGACATCGACGCGATCATCGCCGCGGCCGACCGCGGCGAGTACTACTGCCCGGTCCCGCCCGAGGACGGCGTCGACTCGGTGGACAACCCGCTCAGCGGCAACCCCAACTGCCTCGGCGGCCGGAGCCCCGACGACGTCCCGGCCGGTGCCGGCGAGCCCAACGCGACCGTGACGGCATCGGCAGGCACCTCCCTGCCGACCGGCCTGGCCGGCTCCACCGCGGAGCTGGACCTCGTGCGCAGCATCCTCGGCTACCAGACCGGCGTGGCGCCCGGCGAGGTGTCCGACCTGGCCGCCTCGACGATGGCGCCGCTGCTGCGCGGGACCCAGGTGGCGCTCCGATGA
- a CDS encoding MCE family protein translates to MRGLAAPLTKLAVFALVTVLASYVLVSTITNAGYGESLAYRAQFTDVAGLVEGDEVRIAGVRVGQVTGIGLSEQTDRPVAEVALEVDADVALPTSVQATIRYRNLVGQRYVALTEGEGSAGRTLDAGATIPLAQTRPALDLTTLFGGFRPLFQALSPQDVNRLSFEIIQVFQGEGGTVESLLGHVGSLTSALADKDAVIGSVIDNLTSVMGTVAARDEQLSSLVVSLQQFVSGLTEDRDAVFDALQTIDGLAVTTAGFLEDARAPLAADIEGLGALAGNLADTGDVVEDFLQLAPTKIDLITRTAVNGSWFNFYLCGASGSVTLPGASEPSTIPAGGLGSGARGC, encoded by the coding sequence GTGAGGGGGCTCGCCGCGCCGCTGACCAAGCTGGCCGTCTTCGCGCTGGTGACCGTGCTGGCCAGCTACGTCCTGGTCAGCACCATCACCAACGCCGGGTACGGCGAGTCGCTGGCGTACCGGGCGCAGTTCACCGACGTCGCCGGCCTGGTCGAGGGCGACGAGGTGCGCATCGCCGGCGTCCGGGTGGGTCAGGTGACGGGGATCGGCCTGTCGGAGCAGACCGACCGGCCGGTGGCCGAGGTGGCCCTCGAGGTCGACGCCGACGTCGCGCTGCCCACCTCGGTGCAGGCGACCATCCGCTACCGCAACCTCGTGGGCCAGCGCTACGTCGCGCTCACCGAGGGGGAGGGGTCGGCCGGGCGCACGCTGGACGCCGGCGCCACCATCCCGCTGGCCCAGACGCGGCCCGCGCTGGACCTCACCACGCTCTTCGGCGGGTTCCGGCCGCTGTTCCAGGCCCTCTCGCCGCAGGACGTCAACCGGCTGTCCTTCGAGATCATCCAGGTGTTCCAGGGCGAGGGCGGCACGGTGGAGAGCCTGCTGGGCCACGTCGGCTCGCTGACCTCCGCGCTGGCCGACAAGGACGCCGTCATCGGCAGCGTCATCGACAACCTGACCTCGGTGATGGGCACGGTCGCCGCCCGCGACGAGCAGCTGTCGTCGCTGGTCGTCTCCCTGCAGCAGTTCGTCAGCGGGCTGACCGAGGACCGCGACGCCGTCTTCGACGCCCTGCAGACCATCGACGGCCTGGCGGTGACCACCGCCGGGTTCCTCGAGGACGCCCGCGCCCCGCTGGCGGCCGACATCGAGGGCCTCGGTGCCCTGGCCGGCAACCTCGCCGACACCGGCGACGTCGTGGAGGACTTCCTGCAGCTCGCCCCGACCAAGATCGACCTGATCACCCGGACCGCCGTCAACGGCAGCTGGTTCAACTTCTACCTGTGCGGGGCGTCGGGCTCGGTGACCCTGCCCGGCGCGAGCGAGCCGAGCACCATCCCGGCCGGCGGGCTCGGCTCCGGCGCGAGGGGGTGCTGA
- a CDS encoding MCE family protein has protein sequence MARRPAKPFRDRNPVVIGAVSLSVIALLVFLAFNAQSLPVIGGGTVYRAQFSEAAGLRPDDPVRVAGVKVGQVESLALEDGAVTVEFRVRDAFVGDRSEAAIKIETVLGAKYLALVPRGTSPLDPGQRIPLQRTASPYDVVEAFADLSTTVDDIDTAQLASSFEVLSQTFAETPDEVRTSLDGLARLSDTIASRDAQLQQLLSATRDVTRVLADRNGEFTQLILDSNTLLTEVQERRALIDSILTDTQTLAQQLSGLVADNREALTPALQQLATVTDILSRNREALGQTVADLAPFVRVFTNTLGNGRWFDSFVENLLPGAVGSVLCGGAAQLPGGPVSCEEGQ, from the coding sequence ATGGCCCGCCGTCCGGCCAAGCCCTTCCGCGACCGCAACCCGGTCGTCATCGGGGCGGTCAGCCTCTCCGTCATCGCGCTCCTGGTGTTCCTGGCGTTCAACGCGCAGTCGCTGCCGGTCATCGGCGGGGGCACCGTCTACCGCGCCCAGTTCTCCGAGGCCGCCGGGCTCCGGCCCGACGACCCGGTGCGCGTGGCCGGCGTCAAGGTCGGCCAGGTCGAGAGCCTGGCCCTCGAGGACGGCGCGGTCACCGTGGAGTTCCGCGTCCGCGACGCCTTCGTCGGCGACCGGTCCGAGGCGGCCATCAAGATCGAGACGGTGCTCGGCGCCAAGTACCTCGCGCTCGTCCCGCGCGGCACCTCCCCGCTGGACCCCGGGCAGCGCATCCCGCTGCAGCGGACCGCCTCGCCCTACGACGTCGTCGAGGCCTTCGCCGACCTCTCGACGACGGTCGACGACATCGACACCGCCCAGCTGGCGAGCTCCTTCGAGGTGCTGTCGCAGACCTTCGCCGAGACCCCCGACGAGGTCCGCACGTCCCTCGACGGGCTGGCCCGGCTCTCGGACACGATCGCCTCGCGCGACGCGCAGCTGCAGCAGCTGCTGTCGGCCACGCGGGACGTGACCCGGGTCCTCGCCGACCGCAACGGCGAGTTCACCCAGCTGATCCTGGACTCCAACACGCTGCTCACCGAGGTGCAGGAGCGGCGGGCGCTCATCGACTCGATCCTGACCGACACCCAGACCCTGGCGCAGCAGCTGTCGGGCCTGGTCGCGGACAACCGCGAGGCCCTCACCCCGGCACTGCAGCAGCTGGCGACCGTCACCGACATCCTGTCGCGCAACCGCGAGGCCCTCGGGCAGACCGTCGCCGACCTGGCGCCCTTCGTCCGGGTCTTCACCAACACCCTGGGCAACGGCCGCTGGTTCGACAGCTTCGTGGAGAACCTGCTGCCCGGCGCCGTCGGGTCGGTCCTCTGCGGGGGAGCCGCCCAGCTGCCCGGCGGTCCCGTCTCCTGCGAGGAGGGGCAGTGA
- a CDS encoding MCE family protein, which yields MSATLQRGVALAAALVLVGAVGWTVLRPAGQMRVTAYFDQAVGVYEGGDVRVLGIDVGEITGVVPTGDRVRVDMLVDEDYDIPADADAVILAPSLVSDRYVQFSPVYDGGPTMEDGAELDLSRTATPVELDAVYGALDELSTALGPTGANENGALSDLLATGAANLEGNGDALDQTLTGFSQAVQTLSENRDDLFGSVENLQSFTSALATVDTQVGQFNDNLAAVAEQLEGEREDLAAAVRLLSSALAEIATFVQTNTTLLTTNVDRLADVTLTLVQQRQALAEVLDVAPAALGNVAHAYNPDYGTLDTRDNSLGSTNPEVMVCQLLAQAGRLQVAGVGLPDLTAFLQLPPTEQVCVRLLSGDPGNDGQLDDLNGNGVPDLQELLGTLFGRGTTPQAGGTPLIGLPPLPGTRR from the coding sequence GTGAGCGCGACCCTGCAGCGCGGCGTGGCGCTGGCCGCCGCGCTGGTCCTGGTGGGCGCGGTCGGCTGGACGGTCCTGCGCCCGGCCGGGCAGATGCGCGTGACCGCGTACTTCGACCAGGCCGTCGGCGTCTACGAGGGCGGCGACGTGCGCGTCCTCGGCATCGACGTCGGCGAGATCACCGGCGTCGTCCCGACGGGCGACCGGGTGCGCGTGGACATGCTGGTGGACGAGGACTACGACATCCCGGCCGACGCCGACGCCGTCATCCTCGCGCCGTCGCTGGTCAGCGACCGCTACGTGCAGTTCTCCCCGGTCTACGACGGCGGCCCGACGATGGAGGACGGCGCGGAGCTGGACCTCTCCCGCACCGCGACGCCGGTCGAGCTCGACGCCGTCTACGGCGCCCTCGACGAGCTCTCCACCGCGCTGGGCCCGACCGGCGCCAACGAGAACGGCGCGCTGTCGGACCTGCTGGCCACCGGCGCGGCCAACCTCGAGGGCAACGGCGACGCCCTCGACCAGACCCTGACCGGCTTCTCGCAGGCGGTGCAGACCCTGTCGGAGAACCGCGACGACCTGTTCGGCTCGGTGGAGAACCTGCAGTCCTTCACCTCGGCGCTGGCCACCGTCGACACCCAGGTCGGGCAGTTCAACGACAACCTGGCCGCGGTCGCCGAGCAGCTCGAGGGGGAGCGCGAGGACCTCGCCGCCGCCGTCCGGCTGCTGTCCTCGGCGCTCGCCGAGATCGCCACCTTCGTGCAGACCAACACCACGCTGCTGACCACCAACGTCGACCGGCTGGCCGACGTCACCCTCACCCTGGTCCAGCAGCGCCAGGCGCTGGCCGAGGTGCTCGACGTCGCGCCCGCGGCGCTGGGCAACGTCGCGCACGCCTACAACCCCGACTACGGCACGCTCGACACCCGTGACAACTCGCTGGGGTCGACCAACCCGGAGGTCATGGTCTGCCAGCTGCTGGCCCAGGCCGGCCGGCTGCAGGTCGCCGGGGTGGGCCTCCCCGACCTGACCGCCTTCCTGCAGCTGCCGCCGACCGAGCAGGTCTGCGTGCGGCTGCTGTCCGGGGACCCCGGCAACGACGGCCAGCTCGACGACCTCAACGGCAACGGCGTCCCCGACCTGCAGGAGCTGCTCGGCACCCTGTTCGGCCGCGGCACGACCCCGCAGGCCGGCGGCACCCCGCTGATCGGCCTGCCGCCGCTCCCGGGGACCCGGCGGTGA
- a CDS encoding MCE family protein, which yields MTGLGRRVAALGAGVLLLSGCGFRGAYSLDLPGGADVGDDPYTVRIQFLDVLDLVPQAGVRVADVPVGRVEDVSLGADWTAVVTVEVDGDVDLPANAVAMIQQSSLLGEKYVELAAPGSEEPTGELGDGALIPLERTNRNVEVEELLGALSLVLNGGGLAQLQTISRELGNALEGREDAVRATLTQLDTFIAGLDQQREEIGRALDSVDALAGSLAARTGTIETALDTIGPGLDVVTEQRDLLVSMLDSLARLGDVGTRVIQQAGADTVADLQLLQPILTQLAAAGPDLAESLDLLLTYPFPASSLSALQYRPDARTGGYGLFTNMTADLGLDLRELLCRYVVDPVTGGLETLEPQDLGGAECGTAGTPPAGTGGTGPSPAPTPVPGLGGLAGTVLGGPAGSTPAGLPGLPAVPTGGTP from the coding sequence GTGACCGGGCTGGGCCGGCGGGTGGCCGCGCTGGGCGCCGGCGTGCTGCTGCTGTCCGGGTGCGGCTTCCGCGGCGCGTACTCCCTCGACCTGCCCGGCGGCGCGGACGTCGGCGACGACCCCTACACGGTGCGGATCCAGTTCCTCGACGTCCTCGACCTCGTCCCGCAGGCCGGTGTCCGGGTGGCCGACGTGCCGGTCGGCCGGGTGGAGGACGTCTCCCTCGGCGCCGACTGGACCGCCGTGGTCACCGTCGAGGTCGACGGGGACGTCGACCTCCCGGCCAACGCGGTGGCGATGATCCAGCAGTCCTCGCTGCTGGGGGAGAAGTACGTCGAGCTGGCCGCGCCGGGCTCCGAGGAGCCCACCGGGGAGCTCGGCGACGGCGCGCTCATCCCGCTGGAGCGCACCAACCGCAACGTCGAGGTCGAGGAGCTGCTCGGCGCGCTCTCGCTGGTCCTCAACGGCGGCGGGCTGGCCCAGCTGCAGACCATCAGCCGGGAGCTCGGCAACGCCCTCGAGGGCCGGGAGGACGCCGTCCGCGCCACCCTCACCCAGCTCGACACCTTCATCGCCGGTCTCGACCAGCAGCGCGAGGAGATTGGCCGCGCGCTCGACAGCGTCGACGCGCTGGCCGGGTCGCTGGCCGCCCGCACCGGGACGATCGAGACGGCGCTGGACACCATCGGCCCCGGGCTCGACGTCGTCACCGAGCAGCGGGACCTGCTCGTCTCGATGCTCGACAGCCTGGCGCGCCTGGGCGACGTGGGGACCCGGGTGATCCAGCAGGCCGGCGCGGACACCGTCGCCGACCTGCAGCTGCTCCAGCCGATCCTGACCCAGCTGGCCGCCGCGGGCCCGGACCTCGCCGAGTCCCTGGACCTGCTGCTGACCTATCCGTTCCCGGCCAGCTCGCTGTCGGCCCTGCAGTACCGGCCCGACGCGCGCACCGGCGGCTACGGCCTGTTCACGAACATGACCGCCGACCTCGGGCTCGACCTGCGCGAGCTGCTGTGCCGCTACGTCGTCGACCCGGTCACCGGCGGCCTGGAGACCCTCGAGCCGCAGGACCTCGGAGGCGCGGAGTGCGGCACCGCGGGCACCCCGCCGGCCGGCACCGGGGGCACCGGCCCGTCGCCGGCCCCGACGCCCGTGCCGGGCCTCGGCGGCCTGGCGGGCACCGTGCTGGGCGGCCCGGCCGGCAGCACCCCGGCCGGCCTGCCCGGGCTGCCCGCCGTCCCGACCGGAGGCACGCCGTGA
- a CDS encoding MCE family protein, which translates to MITRRIKLQLLAFVSVALLGISYVGFNHVGLDRLLLGSGFDVAADFRDSGGIFVNAEVTYRGVAVGRVSDMRLTDDGVRVTMTIDPDAAPIPADTDAVVANRSAVGEQYVDLRPASADGPFLAEGAVIPQSRTAIPIPVEQLLLDVDGLVTSLDAEDLRIVVDELGRAFAGAGDDLARLLDNGDLLLARAEQSLPQTLRLITDGRTVLQTQAESRSAIEQWAGDLRAVSDTLVEIDPDLRGLVVNAPDAGAALQDLVDNAGPGLGSLVRNLDVLNGVTIPRLDGVEQLLVTYPDVVSGGFSVVRNDGGTLRAHFGLVLNADDPRACTSGYVSTGRTPTPGAVASVDVDSVGCDVVGGADPIPGDGVDESGSNIRGAQNIGGDGGVGSPGPQGQAGALAPVATVVDDVLGGLLGGVPFARTTG; encoded by the coding sequence GTGATCACCCGCAGGATCAAGCTGCAGCTGCTCGCCTTCGTCTCGGTGGCGCTGCTGGGCATCTCCTACGTCGGCTTCAACCACGTCGGCCTCGACCGGCTGCTCCTCGGCAGCGGGTTCGACGTCGCCGCCGACTTCCGTGACTCCGGCGGCATCTTCGTCAACGCCGAGGTCACCTACCGCGGCGTGGCGGTGGGCCGGGTCAGCGACATGCGGCTCACCGACGACGGCGTCCGGGTGACGATGACCATCGACCCCGACGCCGCCCCGATCCCGGCCGACACCGACGCCGTCGTGGCCAACCGCAGCGCCGTGGGCGAGCAGTACGTCGACCTGCGCCCCGCTTCCGCCGACGGGCCGTTCCTGGCCGAGGGCGCGGTGATCCCGCAGTCGCGCACGGCGATCCCCATCCCCGTCGAGCAGCTGCTGCTCGACGTCGACGGCCTGGTCACCTCCCTGGACGCCGAGGACCTGCGGATCGTCGTCGACGAGCTCGGCCGCGCCTTCGCCGGCGCCGGCGACGACCTCGCCCGCCTCCTCGACAACGGCGACCTGCTGCTGGCCCGCGCCGAGCAGTCGCTGCCCCAGACGCTGCGGCTGATCACCGACGGGCGGACGGTGCTGCAGACGCAGGCCGAGAGCCGCTCGGCGATCGAGCAGTGGGCCGGCGACCTGCGCGCGGTCAGCGACACGCTGGTCGAGATCGACCCCGACCTGCGCGGCCTGGTGGTCAACGCCCCCGACGCCGGCGCGGCGCTGCAGGACCTGGTCGACAACGCCGGGCCGGGCCTGGGCTCGCTGGTGCGCAACCTCGACGTCCTCAACGGCGTCACGATCCCGCGCCTGGACGGCGTCGAGCAGTTGCTCGTCACCTATCCCGACGTCGTCAGCGGTGGCTTCAGCGTCGTCCGCAACGACGGCGGCACGCTGCGGGCGCACTTCGGGTTGGTCCTCAACGCCGACGACCCCCGCGCCTGCACCAGCGGCTACGTCTCGACGGGCCGGACGCCCACCCCCGGGGCGGTGGCCTCCGTCGACGTCGACTCCGTCGGCTGCGACGTCGTCGGCGGCGCCGACCCCATCCCGGGCGACGGCGTGGACGAGAGCGGCTCCAACATCCGCGGCGCGCAGAACATCGGCGGCGACGGCGGCGTCGGGTCCCCGGGGCCGCAGGGCCAGGCCGGCGCCCTCGCCCCGGTGGCCACGGTGGTCGACGACGTCCTCGGCGGACTGCTCGGTGGCGTCCCCTTCGCGCGGACGACGGGCTGA